Proteins from a genomic interval of Quercus lobata isolate SW786 chromosome 11, ValleyOak3.0 Primary Assembly, whole genome shotgun sequence:
- the LOC115969646 gene encoding F-box/kelch-repeat protein At3g23880-like isoform X2, which produces MSRAKTMRERVPDDIVEDILGRLPVKSLIRFRCVSKSCNSIITGTTFINNHLKLNHSQCESLISTNSRSGYLLYTTKDKNSSPSSKQLCTVVCNNDRTLTQVSRFEIPSFFDKYMIVAFCNGLFCLASREKELCHIIYLWNPSIRMFKKLVATRFNGKHNESATIGFAYDSLNNDFKILRIVCNAMFNESEAEAEIYTFSSDSWRKVEISMESLRGCAVTEPKLGTIYCVLGPFTFYNGALHASAFTVGYSFILSFDISDESFHEIMMPRNHFDPLTTNFTKLAVYKGLPAKFGFAHDFGNVGNGRVLCHVWVMEEYGVPESWTRKFVIPMKWVRWEHFFGCTNNGELLIKNATGLVSIDPESQNQNILAIEDANWVAFSANSMESLVLLDGGGLFSCLCLCLVKVIVGNNAY; this is translated from the exons ATGTCTCGAGCTAAAACAATGCGTGAGCGTGTTCCAGACGACATCGTAGAAGACATCCTGGGTCGACTACCAGTGAAATCCTTAATCCGATTCAGGTGCGTTTCTAAGTCTTGTAATTCAATCATCACTGGCACCACTTTCATCAACAACCACTTAAAGCTCAACCATAGCCAATGCGAATCATTAATATCCACAAACTCCCGCAGTGGGTATTTGCTATATACTACAAAGGATAAGAATAGTTCACCATCTTCCAAACAATTGTGTACGGTTGTTTGCAACAACGACCGCACTTTGACCCAGGTTTCTAGGTTTGAAATCCCCTCTTTTTTTGACAAGTACATGATTGTTGCTTTCTGTAATGGCCTGTTCTGCCTAGCTAGTCGTGAGAAAGAACTTTGTCACATTATTTATTTGTGGAACCCAAGTATTAGAATGTTCAAGAAACTTGTAGCTACTCGCTTTAATGGCAAGCATAATGAAAGTGCCACTATTGGATTTGCTTATGATTCTCTGAACAACGACTTCAAGATTCTGAGAATTGTGTGTAATGCGATGTTCAATGAATCAGAAGCTGAAGCAGAGATTTACACGTTTAGTTCGGATTCGTGGAGGAAGGTTGAAATATCAATGGAGTCCTTAAGAGGGTGTGCAGTGACTGAACCCAAACTTGGGACTATTTATTGTGTTTTGGGTCCCTTTACATTTTATAATGGAGCTCTGCATGCTTCAGCATTTACTGTCGGCTATTCATTCATTTTGTCCTTTGACATTAGCGATGAGAGCTTCCATGAGATAATGATGCCTCGTAATCACTTTGATCCATTGACTACAAATTTCACTAAACTTGCAGTCTACAAGGGATTGCCGGCTAAGTTTGGTTTCGCTCATGATTTTGGCAATGTGGGTAATGGGCGTGTCTTATGCCACGTATGGGTTATGGAGGAGTATGGTGTGCCCGAGTCTTGGACTAGAAAATTTGTGATACCAATGAAATGGGTTCGGTGGGAACATTTCTTTGGCTGCACTAACAATGGTGAACTTCTCATTAAGAATGCCACTGGGCTGGTTTCAATTGACCCTGAGAGTCAAAATCAGAACATTCTTGCAATTGAAGATGCTAATTGGGTGGCTTTCTCAGCTAATTCAATGGAGAGCTTGGTTTTACTTGATGGGG GAGGATTGTTTAGCTGTTTGTGTCTATGTTTGGTGAAAGTAATTGTGGGTAACAATGCGTATTGA
- the LOC115967704 gene encoding pentatricopeptide repeat-containing protein At4g35130, chloroplastic — protein MAATLSVQLTYFNNSNSPQNAWHKHVKTARTNRNSRIVNKQKVSKFGSFNRTQLNTVKALVEPEPSTRSLTRALCNIVDSGCMENALYLFEKMIQLDTYIRNTYIWNVMIRGCTNNGLFREAVDFYCRMGFEGVRGDNFTYPFVIKSCTGLLSLMEGQKVHAKLFKIGLDLDVYVCNSLIVMYAKMGYIEFAERVFREMPVRDLVSWNSMISGYVASGDGCSSLMCFYEMQALGMKPDRFSMISALGACSLEYRLHCGKEIHCQVLKCGFELDVMVQTSIINMYGKCGRMDYAERLFDRISPRNVVAWNAMIGGYALSSRFLESLSFLRKMQDGDKLNPDIITMINMLPSCAQLQALLEGKSVHGYAIRKGFLPHPVLETALVDMYGECGKLDMAERVYGQMTEKNLISWNAMLAAYVQNGWNNKALVLFQDIWHQPFKPDAFTFASILPAYSESASLQEGKQIHGFIMKSELGTNTFILNSIVYMYAKCGDIGAAREVFDRMLHRDVISWNTIIMAYAIHGFGRFSVQLFSEMKEKGFKPNESTFVSLLSSCSISGMVEEGWEYYNSMKRDYSIDPGIEHYGCMLDLIGRTGNLELAKIFIDEISLFPTARIWGSLLTASRNNQKIELAELSARHILSLEHDNTGCYVLLSNMYAEAGRWEDVERLKCLMIKEGLEKTKGCSVVEINSRTCRFVNNDSSHAETNMIYDVLDIIMRKIGEDIFVHSLTKFRPLDLRKNRANSPQKHSVRLAISFGLISTTIGSPILVRKNTRICEDCHIVAKKISEITRREIIVGDSKVFHHFRDGHCSCRDYW, from the coding sequence ATGGCAGCAACACTTTCTGTTCAACTCACCTACTTCAACAACTCCAACTCACCCCAAAACGCTTGGCATAAACATGTCAAAACGGCAAGAACAAACCGAAACTCCAGGATAGTAAACAAGCAAAAAGTCTCGAAATTTGGTTCATTCAATAGGACCCAATTGAATACTGTAAAAGCTTTGGTTGAACCTGAACCAAGCACTCGCTCGCTCACACGGGCTCTTTGTAATATTGTTGATTCTGGGTGTATGGAAAATGCACTCTACCTGTTTGAGAAAATGATTCAGTTGGATACATATATCCGGAATACGTATATCTGGAATGTTATGATTAGAGGGTGTACCAATAATGGGTTGTTTAGAGAGGCGGTTGATTTTTATTGTAGGATGGGTTTTGAAGGGGTTCGAGGTGATAATTTTACTTACCCGTTTGTGATCAAGTCGTGTACAGGGTTGTTGTCCTTGATGGAAGGGCAGAAGGTTCATGCGAAGTTGTTTAAGATTGGTTTGGATTTGGATGTCTATGTTTGTAATTCCCTTATTGTTATGTATGCGAAGATGGGGTATATTGAGTTCGCTGAGAGGGTGTTTCGAGAAATGCCAGTTAGGGACTTGGTATCTTGGAATTCTATGATTAGTGGATATGTTGCCTCTGGGGATGGTTGTAGCTCATTGATGTGTTTCTACGAGATGCAGGCTCTTGGGATGAAGCCTGATAGGTTCAGCATGATCAGTGCACTTGGTGCTTGCTCTCTTGAGTATCGTCTGCACTGTGGGAAGGAGATTCATTGCCAAGTGCTGAAATGTGGGTTTGAACTGGATGTTATGGTTCAGACATCAATTATTAACATGTATGGAAAATGTGGTAGGATGGATTATGCAGAGAGGTTGTTTGACAGGATATCTCCAAGAAATGTGGTGGCTTGGAATGCAATGATTGGTGGTTACGCTCTAAGTTCTCGTTTTCTTGAGTCATTGTCTTTCTTGAGAAAGATGCAAGATGGTGATAAATTGAACCCAGATATAATCACAATGATAAACATGCTTCCCTCTTGTGCACAATTACAAGCTCTCTTGGAGGGTAAATCTGTCCATGGTTATGCCATTAGAAAAGGTTTTCTCCCTCATCCAGTCTTGGAAACTGCTTTAGTTGACATGTATGGAGAATGCGGGAAGTTGGATATGGCAGAGCGTGTATATGGTCAGATGACTGAAAAAAACCTGATTTCATGGAATGCCATGCTTGCTGCTTATGTACAGAATGGGTGGAACAATAAAGCCTTGGTTTTGTTTCAGGATATTTGGCACCAGCCTTTTAAACCAGATGCATTTACATTTGCAAGCATTCTACCTGCCTATTCCGAATCAGCCTCATTGCAAGAGGGGAAGCAAATCCATGGTTTTATTATGAAGTCGGAGCTTGGCACAAATACTTTCATCTTGAATTCAATTGTTTACATGTATGCAAAATGTGGGGATATAGGGGCTGCACGGGAAGTTTTTGATCGCATGCTGCATAGGGATGTAATATCATGGAACACAATCATTATGGCATATGCCATCCATGGGTTTGGTAGATTTTCTGTTCAATTGTTTTCTGAAATGAAGGAAAAGGGCTTCAAACCTAATGAGAGCACCTTTGTGTCCCTGTTATCATCTTGTAGCATTTCTGGCATGGTTGAAGAAGGGTGGGAATACTACAATTCAATGAAGAGGGACTACAGTATAGATCCCGGAATAGAGCACTATGGCTGTATGCTTGACCTTATTGGGCGCACCGGCAATCTTGAGCTAGCCAAGATATTCATTGATGAAATTTCATTGTTCCCTACAGCTAGGATATGGGGATCATTACTGACTGCAAGCAGAAACAATCAAAAGATAGAATTAGCTGAACTTTCAGCTAGACACATCTTATCCTTGGAGCATGATAATACTGGGTGCTATGTCTTGCTTTCTAATATGTATGCTGAAGCTGGGCGGTGGGAAGATGTGGAGCGGCTTAAATGTCTTATGATAAAAGAAGGGTTAGAGAAAACAAAGGGGTGTAGTGTGGTTGAAATCAATTCTAGAACTTGCAGGTTTGTCAACAATGACAGTTCACATGCTGAAACAAACATGATTTATGATGTATTAGATATTATCATGAGGAAGATAGGAGAAGACATTTTTGTTCATAGTCTTACCAAGTTCAGACCTTTAGATTTGAGGAAGAACAGAGCAAACTCACCCCAGAAACATAGTGTGAGATTGGCTATTTCTTTTGGCTTGATATCCACTACGATTGGAAGCCCCATTCTTGTAAGGAAAAACACTAGAATATGTGAAGATTGCCACATTGTAGCAAAGAAGATTTCCGAGATCACTAGAAGGGAAATAATAGTGGGGGATTCAAAGGTCTTTCACCACTTCAGGGATGGGCATTGCTCATGTCGGGATTATTGGTGA
- the LOC115969646 gene encoding F-box/kelch-repeat protein At3g23880-like isoform X1: MSRAKTMRERVPDDIVEDILGRLPVKSLIRFRCVSKSCNSIITGTTFINNHLKLNHSQCESLISTNSRSGYLLYTTKDKNSSPSSKQLCTVVCNNDRTLTQVSRFEIPSFFDKYMIVAFCNGLFCLASREKELCHIIYLWNPSIRMFKKLVATRFNGKHNESATIGFAYDSLNNDFKILRIVCNAMFNESEAEAEIYTFSSDSWRKVEISMESLRGCAVTEPKLGTIYCVLGPFTFYNGALHASAFTVGYSFILSFDISDESFHEIMMPRNHFDPLTTNFTKLAVYKGLPAKFGFAHDFGNVGNGRVLCHVWVMEEYGVPESWTRKFVIPMKWVRWEHFFGCTNNGELLIKNATGLVSIDPESQNQNILAIEDANWVAFSANSMESLVLLDGDRETEREEEEEKNSNVCSMDDLGGGGALGSGGGLGSSSSGLGSSGDGHSRATS; encoded by the exons ATGTCTCGAGCTAAAACAATGCGTGAGCGTGTTCCAGACGACATCGTAGAAGACATCCTGGGTCGACTACCAGTGAAATCCTTAATCCGATTCAGGTGCGTTTCTAAGTCTTGTAATTCAATCATCACTGGCACCACTTTCATCAACAACCACTTAAAGCTCAACCATAGCCAATGCGAATCATTAATATCCACAAACTCCCGCAGTGGGTATTTGCTATATACTACAAAGGATAAGAATAGTTCACCATCTTCCAAACAATTGTGTACGGTTGTTTGCAACAACGACCGCACTTTGACCCAGGTTTCTAGGTTTGAAATCCCCTCTTTTTTTGACAAGTACATGATTGTTGCTTTCTGTAATGGCCTGTTCTGCCTAGCTAGTCGTGAGAAAGAACTTTGTCACATTATTTATTTGTGGAACCCAAGTATTAGAATGTTCAAGAAACTTGTAGCTACTCGCTTTAATGGCAAGCATAATGAAAGTGCCACTATTGGATTTGCTTATGATTCTCTGAACAACGACTTCAAGATTCTGAGAATTGTGTGTAATGCGATGTTCAATGAATCAGAAGCTGAAGCAGAGATTTACACGTTTAGTTCGGATTCGTGGAGGAAGGTTGAAATATCAATGGAGTCCTTAAGAGGGTGTGCAGTGACTGAACCCAAACTTGGGACTATTTATTGTGTTTTGGGTCCCTTTACATTTTATAATGGAGCTCTGCATGCTTCAGCATTTACTGTCGGCTATTCATTCATTTTGTCCTTTGACATTAGCGATGAGAGCTTCCATGAGATAATGATGCCTCGTAATCACTTTGATCCATTGACTACAAATTTCACTAAACTTGCAGTCTACAAGGGATTGCCGGCTAAGTTTGGTTTCGCTCATGATTTTGGCAATGTGGGTAATGGGCGTGTCTTATGCCACGTATGGGTTATGGAGGAGTATGGTGTGCCCGAGTCTTGGACTAGAAAATTTGTGATACCAATGAAATGGGTTCGGTGGGAACATTTCTTTGGCTGCACTAACAATGGTGAACTTCTCATTAAGAATGCCACTGGGCTGGTTTCAATTGACCCTGAGAGTCAAAATCAGAACATTCTTGCAATTGAAGATGCTAATTGGGTGGCTTTCTCAGCTAATTCAATGGAGAGCTTGGTTTTACTTGATGGGG atagagagactgagagagaggaggaggaggagaagaactCCAATGTTTGCTCCATGGATGACCTAGGCGGTGGCGGTGCTTTGGGCAGTGGTGGTGGCCTAGGCAGTAGCAGCAGTGGGCTGGGCAGCAGTGGCGATGGCCACAGCAGGGCGActtcataa